The nucleotide window GAAAGTGACAGTGAAACAGCAGGGATCACGTGGTAGTTTGGGGTGACTGACAGGGGGGTTCCGGTACGCAAGGAGATCCCGGGAGACGACGCTATCGGGAATTGAGACCCGGGGAAAGGCTGCTGTCAGGTGAACCTTGACAGCAGTTGTTTCCCTTGAACAACAAACGAGTAAATACTGTATATTTGGTTTTCGAATAATTTCTTGATACCCCAGACCTATCACGGCTGGCATACCTCAAACATAACCATCCTTactctccctcaccaacaaaacaacccatGTCCTCCAACGacaaccccccatcaccacccacccaaccactcccctccccctcaaccttcgacaccaccaccctcccctctcaaGAAACCGACTGCCCCTTCTGTCACATTTCCCTCACCTACCCCCCCTACCccccatccttccccccgccccctgattccctctccccaaccctaacccatccccacccatcaacccacctgatcctctccaccccccttttgATCGCCTTCCTCGACATAATGCCCCTCTCTGTaggccacctcctcctctgcccccGCGCCCACCGCCCAAAACTAACAGACGTTACCCCCGCCGAATCCGCCGAGCTGGGGAAGTACCTCCGGATCCTCTCGACAGCAGTCTCCAGAGCGACAGGCATCAAAGACTGGAACGTGGTGC belongs to Podospora bellae-mahoneyi strain CBS 112042 chromosome 6, whole genome shotgun sequence and includes:
- a CDS encoding hypothetical protein (COG:T; EggNog:ENOG503P3VZ), with the protein product MSSNDNPPSPPTQPLPSPSTFDTTTLPSQETDCPFCHISLTYPPYPPSFPPPPDSLSPTLTHPHPSTHLILSTPLLIAFLDIMPLSVGHLLLCPRAHRPKLTDVTPAESAELGKYLRILSTAVSRATGIKDWNVVQNNGAAAAQVVPHCHFHVIPRPELRDKRNERFTSTMFGRGQRDELDEEEGEKLAGEIREMVRVIVRDDEEREGRGKL